Proteins from a genomic interval of Thamnophis elegans isolate rThaEle1 chromosome 2, rThaEle1.pri, whole genome shotgun sequence:
- the LOC116504259 gene encoding zinc finger protein 436-like — protein MVSRLWENFTRNSDLVIHQRTHTGEKPYECLHCEKSFSQNSYLVIHQRIHTGEKPYECSDCDKSFSRNSDLVIHQRTHTGEKPCECPDCGKSLTRNSNLMIHQRTHTGVKPYDGPECGKRFSTKSNLTAT, from the coding sequence atggtgtccagattgtgggaaaattTCACTCGAAATTCTGacttggtgatacaccagagaactcacacaggagagaaaccatatgagtgtctgcattgtgagaaaagtttcagtcagaactcttacctggtgatacaccagaggattcacacaggagagaaaccgtatgaatGTTCAGATTGTGACAAAAGTTTCAGTCGAAATTCTGACTTGGTgatacaccaaagaactcacacaggagagaaaccgtgtgagtgtccagattgtgggaaaagtttgaCTCGGAATTCCAATCTGATGATACATCAAAGGACTCACACTGGAGTGAAACCATATGATGGTCCAGAGTGTGGGAAAAGGTTCAGTACTAAATCGAATCTGACAGCCACATGA
- the LOC116502417 gene encoding zinc finger protein 2-like — translation MDQRIDIVSIPPSVIHQRTHTAENHLSVLILGESSLRILTCCIHQRTHTGEKLYECLDCGKCFSKNSNLVIHQRTHTGEKPYECPDCGKSFSHNSYLVIHQRTHTGEKPYECPDCMKRFNNNSNLLKHQRTHTREKPYECLYCGKSFSQNLWLVIPRGLTWAKKPYECPDCWKKSSSTIPI, via the exons ATGGATCAGAGAATCGACATTG TAAGCATACCACCCTCGGtcatacaccagaggactcacactgcGGAGAACCATTTGAGTGTCTTGATTTTGGGGGAAAGTTCACTCAGAATTCTGACCTGCTGCAttcaccaaaggactcacactggggagaaatTGTATGAGTGTttggattgtgggaaatgtttcagtaagAATtctaacctggtgatacaccagaggactcacacaggagagaaaccgtacgagtgtccagattgtgggaaaagctttagtcatAATTCCTACTTGGTtatacaccagagaactcacactggggagaaaccttatgagtgtccagattgtatGAAACGTTTCAATAATAATTCTAACCTTttaaaacaccagaggactcacacacgagagaaaccatatgagtgtctatactgtgggaaaagtttcagtcagaatctCTGGCTGGTGATACCCAGAGGACTCACATGGGCCAAAAAACCATATGAATGTCCAGATTGTTGGAAAAAGTCTTCCAGCACAATTCCAATCTAG